The following are encoded together in the Pleurocapsa sp. FMAR1 genome:
- a CDS encoding GFA family protein, producing MTAPFTGGCACGAIRYECKQEPVAMLNCHCQDCQRSSGAPFASGIVVPVSATEITGTPKTHVVRGNTGGATSRSFCADCGTPLFTRGEAVPEFMSIRFPTLDDHSWFKPMLDIWTSRSQPWVCLSQEIPYFPESP from the coding sequence ATGACGGCACCTTTTACTGGCGGTTGCGCATGCGGAGCCATTCGCTATGAGTGCAAGCAAGAGCCTGTCGCAATGCTCAACTGTCACTGCCAAGACTGCCAGCGTTCGAGCGGCGCCCCGTTCGCGTCAGGCATAGTCGTCCCAGTTTCGGCTACAGAAATTACTGGCACTCCCAAGACGCATGTCGTTCGTGGCAATACTGGCGGCGCTACATCTCGTAGCTTTTGCGCTGATTGTGGAACTCCACTTTTCACGCGCGGCGAAGCAGTCCCAGAATTCATGTCCATCCGCTTCCCAACCTTGGACGACCATTCTTGGTTCAAACCCATGCTGGACATCTGGACTTCACGCTCACAGCCATGGGTGTGTCTTAGCCAAGAAATTCCTTATTTCCCTGAGTCGCCCTAG
- a CDS encoding SRPBCC family protein, producing the protein MLIDFSRYNQWNPFIRSINGEARQGETLEVFMQPSGGKGMTFRPVILALHPGRELRWTGRLLLPGIFDGEHQFQIEPIGENRTRFVQRELFSGLLVPFLWNSLDKQTREGFEEMNRALKVQVEQ; encoded by the coding sequence GTGTTAATCGACTTTAGCCGCTACAATCAATGGAACCCCTTCATCCGCTCTATCAATGGAGAAGCAAGGCAGGGTGAGACGTTGGAAGTGTTTATGCAACCATCTGGTGGGAAGGGGATGACTTTTCGTCCAGTAATTCTAGCACTGCATCCAGGACGTGAACTTCGTTGGACTGGGCGATTACTGCTACCAGGTATTTTTGACGGAGAGCATCAATTCCAAATTGAACCGATTGGAGAGAATCGAACTAGATTTGTACAACGTGAACTTTTTTCTGGTCTGCTTGTACCTTTTCTCTGGAACAGCTTAGACAAGCAAACAAGAGAAGGGTTTGAGGAGATGAATCGTGCGCTAAAAGTACAAGTAGAGCAGTGA
- the glmS gene encoding glutamine--fructose-6-phosphate transaminase (isomerizing) produces MCGIVGYIGTQAATDILISGLERLEYRGYDSAGVATILEGNINCIKAKGKLYNLREKIERDVNPAQIGIGHTRWATHGKPEERNAHPHLDMEKRIAVVQNGIIENYQQIRDELKSKGYEFRSETDTEVIPNLIAEVLKTAEEDFLPRYARLLAAVQKTVNRLKGAFALAIICADYPEEIIAVRQQAPLAIGFGQGEFFCNSDVTALLPHTRAVLSLENGDIAKLTPLGVEIYNFAGDRISRFPRTLDWNPVQTEKQGFRHYMLKEIYEQPAVVRTCLDTYINPNWHADENPDFSPVNIGLSPITDDLEHIQILACGTSWHAALIGKYLLEQVAGIPTTVDYASEFRYSPKPIIPNTLTIGVTQSGETADTIAALESERARRAGLEPKFQAKLLAITNRAESSIAQICDRIIDTHAGIEIGVAATKTFVAQTMGFYFLSLDLAYRRQAIPNSRIEEIIEGLRHIPSQIETILDTQADAIEELAHDFATETEDFIFIGRGINFPIALEGALKLKEISYIHAEAYPAGEMKHGPIALLDNKVPVVAVAMPGSVYEKVISNAQEAKARDARLIGVTTAMNATEAGHTFDDMLTVPEVDELISPILSIIPLQMLSYHIAAIKGLDVDQPRNLAKSVTVE; encoded by the coding sequence ATGTGTGGAATTGTCGGCTACATAGGTACTCAAGCTGCAACAGACATTTTAATTTCTGGTCTAGAAAGATTAGAGTATCGGGGTTATGACTCAGCAGGAGTAGCCACGATACTAGAAGGAAATATTAACTGCATCAAAGCAAAAGGCAAACTTTATAATCTGCGAGAAAAAATAGAACGGGACGTCAATCCTGCTCAAATAGGAATTGGACATACTCGTTGGGCAACTCATGGTAAACCAGAAGAACGCAATGCTCATCCGCATCTGGATATGGAAAAGCGGATCGCTGTAGTTCAAAATGGAATTATTGAAAACTATCAGCAAATACGAGACGAATTAAAAAGTAAAGGATACGAGTTTCGTTCGGAAACAGATACAGAAGTTATTCCCAATTTGATTGCTGAAGTTCTCAAAACCGCTGAGGAAGATTTTTTACCTCGTTACGCTCGTTTGCTGGCAGCAGTTCAAAAAACAGTAAATAGACTAAAAGGAGCATTTGCGCTAGCTATTATTTGCGCCGATTATCCTGAAGAAATAATAGCAGTTAGACAACAAGCTCCTTTAGCTATTGGTTTTGGACAAGGAGAATTTTTTTGTAACTCCGATGTTACAGCCTTGCTTCCCCATACTCGTGCTGTTCTTAGTCTGGAAAATGGCGACATAGCAAAACTTACGCCATTAGGAGTAGAGATATACAACTTTGCAGGCGATCGCATTTCCCGTTTTCCTCGCACCCTAGATTGGAATCCCGTACAGACAGAGAAACAGGGTTTTCGTCACTATATGCTCAAGGAAATCTATGAGCAGCCAGCAGTAGTTAGAACTTGTTTGGATACCTATATTAATCCTAACTGGCACGCCGATGAAAATCCTGATTTTAGCCCCGTAAATATCGGTTTGTCTCCCATAACGGATGATCTCGAACATATTCAAATATTAGCCTGTGGTACGAGTTGGCACGCTGCTTTGATCGGCAAATATTTATTAGAACAAGTTGCAGGTATTCCCACTACAGTAGATTACGCTTCAGAGTTTCGCTATTCTCCCAAACCCATAATTCCTAATACTTTAACCATCGGTGTAACTCAATCTGGAGAAACCGCCGATACCATTGCTGCCTTAGAGTCAGAAAGAGCTAGACGAGCGGGTTTAGAACCAAAATTTCAGGCAAAACTACTGGCTATTACTAATCGTGCCGAAAGCAGTATTGCTCAAATATGCGATCGCATTATCGATACCCATGCAGGAATAGAAATTGGTGTAGCAGCTACCAAAACTTTTGTCGCTCAAACAATGGGTTTTTATTTTTTATCCCTAGATTTGGCTTATCGTCGTCAAGCTATACCCAATAGCAGAATTGAAGAGATAATTGAAGGCTTACGTCATATACCTAGTCAGATAGAAACCATTCTTGATACTCAAGCAGATGCGATCGAGGAATTAGCTCACGACTTTGCTACCGAAACTGAAGACTTTATCTTTATTGGCAGAGGTATTAACTTTCCTATCGCTCTCGAAGGTGCATTAAAGCTCAAAGAAATCTCTTACATCCATGCAGAGGCATATCCTGCTGGTGAAATGAAGCATGGACCGATCGCTTTATTAGATAACAAAGTACCAGTAGTAGCCGTGGCTATGCCTGGAAGCGTCTACGAAAAGGTTATTTCTAACGCCCAAGAAGCAAAAGCTAGAGATGCTCGTTTAATTGGTGTCACTACGGCGATGAATGCTACTGAAGCGGGACACACCTTTGATGATATGTTGACTGTGCCAGAGGTAGACGAGTTGATTTCTCCTATATTATCAATTATTCCCTTACAAATGCTGTCTTATCACATTGCTGCAATTAAAGGCTTAGATGTAGATCAGCCTCGTAATCTGGCAAAAAGTGTTACTGTTGAGTAG
- the cas8a1 gene encoding type I-MYXAN CRISPR-associated Cas8a1/Cmx1, producing the protein MCKKDGTAKPKTVKATVKHYVYKKQTQFVETIGMAIALLFAPVACFYFIAPKSRLHERSKQYCLVIPDITDLALYARQRQKLNNWDYQMFYASGYSDAGFRLLTQLATSRIIQQNNLKRSQVITFGQTPWTGFQKIRKGVEFIELTGKEPVPNTNQEIDESLLKLRDSAVGGFTDIKRLSSLRSQAVDEATKNILAADKEYNDRINPILSQQLDRLEQLRWEHN; encoded by the coding sequence ATCTGCAAAAAAGACGGCACTGCCAAACCTAAAACTGTAAAAGCTACTGTAAAACATTACGTTTACAAAAAACAAACCCAATTTGTTGAAACTATCGGCATGGCGATCGCATTACTATTCGCTCCTGTTGCCTGTTTTTATTTCATTGCTCCCAAATCACGTCTCCACGAGAGAAGCAAACAGTACTGTTTAGTAATACCAGATATAACTGATTTAGCATTATATGCACGACAAAGACAAAAGCTGAACAATTGGGATTACCAAATGTTTTATGCTTCTGGCTACAGCGACGCTGGTTTTCGCTTACTTACCCAACTGGCTACCTCTCGTATCATTCAACAAAATAACTTAAAACGCTCTCAAGTAATCACCTTTGGGCAAACTCCGTGGACAGGATTTCAGAAAATTCGTAAGGGCGTTGAATTTATCGAACTAACAGGCAAAGAACCTGTACCCAATACAAATCAAGAGATAGACGAGTCTTTATTAAAATTGCGAGACAGCGCGGTGGGCGGTTTCACCGACATAAAGCGACTGTCGAGCTTGCGATCGCAAGCTGTGGATGAAGCGACTAAAAATATTCTGGCAGCAGACAAAGAATATAACGATCGCATTAATCCCATACTATCTCAACAATTAGACCGCTTAGAACAGCTTAGATGGGAACATAATTGA
- a CDS encoding tetratricopeptide repeat protein — translation MQGFGGVGKSTIASYFYKSSNFKDKFWANVNGQTDFIYFAERAIIELKGQMPEIPKNTNLTKDTTGSLLINSLLACLNQKPCLLVIDNLESLINNERELQDKGYHDFFQKWLKGGTCSTLLITTQDIPKSLQNINNWYFLKGMKLSEGVAFARKLGISGTQAEIENFVQFIDGHPLTLELVASYLRNECYELKEIEEQFKLAYEKAKGEHRKQEVYLEWIIQQHLARLSKQFKNFLINLSVYRLSFNAEAASYMWLEPKEEKTISIALKDLWHRSLLLKTRNKKYQFQPLIQKYISQQKNYLFQAHQKAANYYETHYKDINSWNKLEDISEHLESFYHLYEIQIINPNEFFRDFYVFLYLYFDRLYMFIDSQGYSSVVIKLCKNLISLNSPKYRQIQAASLIALGQAFISTVESDKAIHFLKKGIVFHLELTNTKSASEANLPLGNAYCEKGNYQKAIECYRECLKKTTSIDMQAKCFDGIGTAYSESGRDREAVDYYMQALTNNVITDEILIATIEGNLGSTYIKMNNYVEAKKHIETQLDISRNINNKVQERTALMNLGTVSHYLEQTLEGIKYIQDSIKLAKEMKNLSAEAGSRNSLANIFIDLKQFDDSLIHAKRALEISNNLPPKGISSLNVGVSYLLQGKYQPAEEFLYQSLNIGEEILDISLQADSLFNLSNLFRHQNKILEAKIAIENSRKLYERMKLIKRVEDCDRLIYQLDYVDKDTSITNIIRKLFGVIDLTD, via the coding sequence TTGCAAGGTTTTGGAGGAGTTGGAAAATCTACGATAGCTTCTTATTTTTATAAATCTAGTAATTTTAAAGATAAGTTTTGGGCTAACGTTAATGGTCAAACAGATTTTATATACTTTGCCGAACGAGCAATTATAGAATTGAAAGGGCAAATGCCTGAAATTCCTAAAAATACTAATCTTACAAAAGACACCACTGGTTCTTTATTAATTAATAGCTTATTAGCTTGTCTTAATCAAAAACCTTGTTTGCTAGTGATAGATAATTTAGAATCTCTAATAAATAACGAAAGAGAGTTACAAGACAAAGGATACCATGACTTTTTTCAAAAATGGTTAAAAGGAGGAACTTGTAGCACACTTTTAATCACTACTCAAGATATACCAAAATCGCTTCAAAATATTAACAACTGGTATTTTCTTAAAGGAATGAAACTTTCGGAGGGAGTTGCTTTTGCTAGAAAACTAGGAATATCAGGAACACAAGCAGAAATAGAAAATTTTGTGCAATTTATAGATGGGCATCCTTTGACTTTAGAATTGGTTGCAAGCTATCTTAGAAACGAATGTTATGAATTAAAAGAAATTGAAGAACAATTTAAGTTAGCATACGAAAAAGCCAAGGGAGAACATCGTAAACAAGAAGTATACCTTGAGTGGATAATTCAGCAGCATTTAGCAAGGCTATCAAAACAATTCAAAAACTTTTTAATTAATTTGAGTGTTTACAGATTATCTTTTAATGCTGAAGCAGCTAGCTATATGTGGCTCGAACCTAAGGAAGAAAAAACTATTAGCATAGCACTAAAAGACTTGTGGCATCGTTCTTTACTTTTAAAGACTAGAAATAAAAAATATCAGTTTCAACCTTTAATACAAAAATATATATCTCAACAAAAAAATTATCTTTTTCAAGCACATCAAAAAGCAGCTAACTATTATGAGACTCATTATAAAGATATTAACTCTTGGAACAAGTTAGAAGATATATCAGAACATTTAGAAAGTTTTTATCATCTATACGAAATTCAAATAATTAATCCTAATGAGTTCTTCCGCGATTTTTATGTATTTTTATACTTGTATTTTGATAGATTGTATATGTTTATTGATTCACAAGGCTATAGTTCGGTTGTTATAAAGCTTTGTAAAAACTTGATATCTTTAAACTCCCCTAAGTATAGACAGATACAAGCAGCAAGCTTAATTGCTTTAGGTCAAGCCTTTATATCGACAGTAGAAAGTGATAAAGCTATTCATTTTTTGAAAAAAGGGATAGTATTTCATCTTGAATTAACAAATACAAAGTCAGCTTCTGAAGCTAACTTACCTTTGGGTAATGCTTACTGTGAGAAAGGAAATTATCAAAAAGCAATAGAATGCTATCGAGAATGTTTGAAAAAAACTACAAGTATTGATATGCAAGCAAAATGTTTTGATGGTATTGGTACTGCTTATTCAGAATCGGGACGTGATAGAGAAGCAGTTGATTATTATATGCAAGCTTTAACAAATAATGTAATAACAGATGAAATATTAATTGCAACTATTGAGGGTAATTTAGGCTCTACATATATAAAAATGAATAACTATGTAGAAGCCAAAAAGCATATTGAAACACAGTTAGACATATCGAGAAACATCAATAACAAAGTCCAAGAAAGAACCGCATTGATGAATTTAGGAACTGTTTCTCACTATTTAGAACAAACTTTAGAAGGTATTAAATATATACAAGATTCAATCAAATTAGCCAAGGAAATGAAAAATTTATCTGCTGAAGCTGGTTCTAGAAATTCTTTAGCAAATATATTTATCGACCTTAAACAGTTTGACGATTCTCTGATTCATGCTAAAAGAGCATTGGAAATTTCAAATAACTTACCACCAAAAGGTATATCTTCTTTGAATGTAGGCGTATCATATCTATTACAAGGTAAATATCAACCAGCAGAAGAGTTTCTTTATCAATCTTTGAATATAGGAGAAGAAATACTTGATATCAGTTTACAAGCCGATAGTTTATTTAATTTATCTAACTTATTTAGGCATCAGAATAAAATATTAGAAGCAAAAATAGCTATCGAAAACTCTAGAAAGTTATATGAAAGAATGAAGCTTATTAAAAGAGTGGAGGATTGCGATCGCTTAATCTATCAATTAGATTATGTTGATAAAGATACTTCGATTACTAATATAATTAGAAAATTGTTTGGTGTAATTGATTTAACTGACTGA
- the clpB gene encoding ATP-dependent chaperone ClpB — MQPNNPQKFTAKAWQAIANVQDIAKQSQQQQVETEHLFKSLIEEEGLASSIFNKANVSVQLLRNKVDQFINSQPKVSNSNSSVFLGYSLDSLLDRAEKYRTEFNDDYISIEHLVLGFAQDDRFGRKLLQEVGLTEKQLKEIIKQVRGKQKVTDQNPEGKYDALEKYGRELTQLAREGKLDPVIGRDEEIRRTIQILSRRTKNNPVLIGEPGVGKTAIVEGLAQRIINRDVPESLRDRTVVALDMGALIAGAKLRGEFEERLKAVLKEVTESQGNIVLFIDEIHTVVGAGAAQGSMDAGNILKPMLARGELRCIGATTLDEYRKYIEKDAALERRFQSVLVDEPNVIDTISILRGLKERYEGHHGVTIADTALVAAASLSNRYISDRFLPDKAIDLVDEAGAKLKMEITSKPEELDEVDRKILQLEMERLSLEKEDNPISKERLQKLERELADLKEEQSEINAQWQSEKEVIDQIRALKEEINAVNLEIEQSERAYDLNRAAELRHGKLPKLQEQVVEIEQKLAERQTSGNSLLREEVLESDIAEIIAKWTGIPLKKLIESEKSKLLNLEAELHERVIGQEEAVSAVADSIQRSRAGLADPQRPTASFIFLGPTGVGKTELAKALAKSLFDTEEALVRIDMSEYMEKHSVSRLVGAPPGYVGYDEGGQLTEAIRRRPYSVILFDEIEKAHPDVFNIMLQVLDDGRLTDSQGRTVDFTSTIIIMTSNIGSQYILDVAGDDSQYEEMRSRVMNAMRDSFRPEFLNRIDEIIIFHALVKEQLRNIVQIQVEGLESRLEEQKLSLKIADAALDYLAELGYDPVYGARPLKRAISRYLETAIAKSILRGEYNPGDTIFVDVEGERLTFKRLSVEMLAK; from the coding sequence ATGCAACCAAACAACCCGCAAAAATTTACTGCCAAAGCCTGGCAAGCGATCGCCAATGTTCAGGACATCGCTAAACAAAGTCAACAGCAACAGGTAGAAACAGAACACCTGTTTAAATCTTTAATCGAAGAAGAAGGATTAGCCAGCAGTATTTTCAACAAGGCTAATGTCAGCGTGCAGCTATTGCGTAATAAAGTTGACCAGTTTATTAATAGCCAGCCAAAAGTCAGTAATTCTAACAGTAGCGTTTTTTTAGGATACAGTTTAGATAGCCTATTAGATCGGGCGGAAAAATATCGTACTGAATTTAATGACGATTACATTTCCATTGAACATTTAGTTTTAGGCTTTGCTCAAGACGATCGTTTTGGACGTAAACTACTACAAGAAGTTGGTTTAACCGAAAAACAACTCAAGGAAATTATTAAACAGGTGCGTGGAAAGCAAAAAGTGACGGATCAAAATCCCGAAGGAAAATATGATGCGCTAGAAAAGTATGGGCGGGAACTAACTCAACTTGCCAGAGAAGGTAAATTAGATCCTGTAATTGGTCGTGATGAAGAAATTCGCCGTACCATTCAGATACTATCTCGCCGTACTAAAAACAACCCTGTATTGATTGGTGAGCCTGGAGTTGGTAAAACCGCCATTGTCGAAGGACTGGCACAAAGAATTATCAATCGAGATGTGCCTGAATCTTTGCGCGATCGCACTGTTGTGGCTCTAGACATGGGTGCGTTAATCGCTGGTGCCAAGCTAAGAGGCGAGTTTGAAGAACGTCTCAAAGCTGTTCTTAAAGAAGTTACCGAATCTCAAGGCAACATTGTTTTATTTATCGATGAAATCCATACCGTTGTGGGTGCAGGTGCAGCACAAGGGTCAATGGATGCGGGCAACATACTCAAGCCTATGTTAGCTAGAGGCGAATTGCGCTGTATTGGGGCAACTACCCTAGATGAATATCGCAAATACATTGAGAAAGACGCAGCTTTAGAAAGACGTTTTCAGTCCGTATTGGTAGATGAACCCAACGTAATCGATACTATTTCTATTTTGCGCGGACTTAAAGAACGCTATGAAGGACACCACGGGGTAACAATTGCCGATACGGCGTTAGTTGCTGCTGCTAGTTTGTCTAATCGCTATATTAGCGATCGCTTTTTACCCGATAAGGCGATCGACCTAGTAGACGAGGCGGGGGCAAAACTGAAGATGGAAATCACCTCCAAGCCTGAAGAGTTAGACGAAGTTGACCGTAAGATTCTGCAATTGGAAATGGAAAGACTGTCTTTAGAGAAAGAAGATAATCCCATATCTAAAGAAAGATTGCAGAAGCTAGAAAGAGAACTAGCCGATCTTAAAGAAGAACAGTCAGAGATCAACGCTCAATGGCAGTCAGAAAAAGAAGTCATTGACCAAATCCGCGCTCTCAAAGAAGAGATCAACGCCGTCAATTTGGAAATTGAGCAATCAGAAAGAGCTTACGATCTCAATCGTGCTGCTGAACTACGTCATGGTAAATTACCCAAACTCCAAGAACAAGTTGTCGAAATTGAACAGAAGCTAGCTGAGAGACAAACTAGTGGTAATTCCCTGCTACGGGAGGAAGTATTAGAGTCTGACATCGCTGAAATTATTGCTAAGTGGACAGGTATACCCCTCAAAAAACTGATTGAATCAGAAAAATCTAAGCTGCTTAACCTAGAGGCTGAACTCCATGAACGAGTAATTGGTCAAGAAGAAGCTGTAAGCGCGGTTGCCGATTCTATTCAACGTTCTCGCGCTGGATTAGCCGATCCTCAGCGTCCTACTGCTAGCTTTATTTTCCTTGGTCCGACTGGAGTAGGTAAAACCGAACTAGCCAAGGCTTTGGCTAAAAGTCTGTTTGATACAGAAGAGGCTTTAGTTCGCATTGATATGTCTGAGTATATGGAGAAACATTCGGTATCTCGTTTGGTTGGTGCGCCTCCAGGATATGTAGGTTATGACGAAGGTGGACAGTTAACCGAGGCAATTCGTCGTCGTCCTTATTCTGTAATTCTGTTTGACGAAATCGAAAAAGCTCATCCTGATGTCTTTAACATCATGCTGCAAGTTTTAGATGACGGCAGATTAACAGATTCTCAGGGACGTACCGTAGATTTTACCAGTACGATTATTATCATGACCAGTAATATTGGTTCCCAGTACATCCTAGATGTAGCAGGGGATGATAGTCAGTATGAAGAAATGCGATCGCGAGTAATGAATGCCATGCGGGATAGTTTCCGTCCTGAATTTCTCAATCGGATTGACGAAATTATCATCTTCCATGCCTTAGTTAAAGAACAGTTACGTAATATTGTTCAAATACAGGTCGAAGGTTTAGAAAGCCGTCTAGAAGAACAAAAGCTGTCTTTGAAAATCGCCGATGCTGCTTTAGATTACCTAGCAGAGTTGGGTTACGACCCCGTATACGGTGCCAGACCTCTAAAACGCGCTATTTCTCGCTATTTAGAAACGGCGATCGCTAAATCTATTTTGCGGGGAGAATACAATCCTGGTGACACTATTTTTGTCGATGTAGAAGGGGAAAGATTAACCTTTAAACGTCTATCAGTTGAAATGCTGGCTAAGTAA